From one Mytilus edulis chromosome 1, xbMytEdul2.2, whole genome shotgun sequence genomic stretch:
- the LOC139493152 gene encoding dihydropyrimidine dehydrogenase [NADP(+)]-like, whose translation MATLLSRDVQDIENILALNPKIHQNANLVPSASTKKNKQHWKRNQEKGCNSCETNLEKNFEDIKHTTLSERGALKEASRCLKCADAPCQKSCPTQLDVKSFITSISNKNYYGSAKYIFSDNPLGLTCGMVCPTSDLCVGGCNLYASEEGPINIGGLQQFATEVFKQMKIPQIRDPSLPPVDQLPESYQAKIALIGCGPASISCATFLARLGYTNVTIFEKQEYIGGLSSSEIPQYRLPYSVVDFEVQLMKDLGVKIVNGKSLDTNDITIQKLKNEGYEAVFLGIGLPDPKKIPIFEGLTEDMGFYTSKDYLPKVTSSSKAGMCACKSQLPQMYGKVIVLGAGDTAFDCATSALRCGAKRVYVVFRKGFTNIRAVPEEMELAREEKCEFLPFMSPRKVMSKNGKVSGMEFVRTELDDDGNWIEDEEEIIRIKADYIISAFGSGLTDSKVVEAMKPVKLNRWGLPEVNNETMQCSEPWIFCGGDIAGVAQTTVESVNDGKTASWYIHKYLQSLHGIPIPSTPSLPTFFTPIDLVDISVEMCGLKFPNPFGLASAPPTTSSPMIRRAFEAGWGFALTKTYSLDKDIVTNVSPRIVRGTTSGQLFGPGQGAFLNIELISEKTAAYWCNSVTELKRDFPEKILIASIMCSYSKEDWTELAKMSEKAGADALELNLSCPHGMGERGMGLACGQDPELVRNICRWVREAVKIPFFAKLTPNVTKITDIAKAAHEGHADGVTATNTVSGLMGLKGNGAAWPSIGKEKRTTYGGVSGNAIRPIALRAVTAVAKAIPGFPILATGGIDSAEAGLQFLQGGASVLQVCSAIQNQDFTLIDDYITGLKTLLYLNSIDELHDWDGQSPPTIKHQLGKPVPKLADILGKSLPSFGPYKKKKQEVIADHFKKSDLLSEENKPELLRPALAPKKPVLALKDIIGKALPMIGTYGQLDNTQQVVALIDEEMCINCGKCYMTCNDSGYQSIKFDPETHLPTVTEDCTGCTLCLSVCPIIDCITMVKRTTPYLPKRGIPIQTGFNPMPAVLLETN comes from the exons AGTTGTGAAACAAATTTGGAGAAGAACTTTGaagatataaaacatacaacatTGAGTGAAAGAGGTGCATTAAAAGAAGCATCTAG atgTTTGAAATGTGCTGATGCACCATGTCAGAAGAGTTGCCCAACCCAGCTTGATGTCAAATCTTTCATAACCAGTATTTCTAACAAG AATTATTATGGATCTGCTAAATACATATTTTCTGACAACCCTCTGGGCTTGACCTGTGGTATGGTATGTCCTACATCTGACCTTTGTGTAGGAGGATGTAATTTATATGCCTCAGAAGAAGGTCCCATTAATATTGGGGGACTACAACAGTTTGCTACAGAG gtGTTTAAGCAAATGAAAATACCTCAGATAAGAGATCCATCACTACCTCCAGTTGACCAACTTCCTGAGAGTTATCAGGCTAAGATAGCTTTGATTGGTTGTGGACCAGCCAGTATTAGCTGTGCTACCTTCCTAGCTAGACTTGGATACACCAATGTGACCATTTTTGAGAAACAGGAATATATAGGTGGACTTAG CTCTTCAGAAATTCCACAATATAGATTACCATATAGTGTGGTTGACTTTGAAGTGCAATTGATGAAAGATTTGGGAGTTAAG attGTGAATGGTAAATCATTGGACACAAATGATATAACCATACAGAAGTTAAAAAATGAAGGTTATGAAGCTGTTTTCCTTGGCATcg GTTTACCTGATCCTAAGAAGATACCCATCTTTGAAGGCCTTACAGAGGATATGGGATTCTACACATCAAAAGATTATCTACCAAAAGTAACATCAAGTAGCAAAGCAG GTATGTGTGCCTGTAAATCCCAGCTTCCTCAGATGTATGGTAAAGTAATAGTTCTAGGAGCAGGAGATACAGCCTTTGACTGTGCTACCTCAGCCTTGAGATGTGGAGCTAAGAGGGTGTATGTTGTCTTCAGGAAAGGATTTACTAATATCAGGGCTGTTCCTGAAGAG ATGGAACTTGCCAGGGAAGAGAAGTGTGAATTCTTGCCTTTTATGTCCCCAAGAAAAGTGATGTCTAAAAATGGTAAAGTATCAGGTATGGAGTTTGTAAGAACAGAACTAGATGATGATGGTAACTGGATAGAAGATGAGGAGGAGATTATCAGGATTAAAGCAGATTATATCATATCTGCATTTGGATCAGGATTAACTGATTCTAAAG tTGTTGAAGCTATGAAACCAGTAAAGTTGAACAGATGGGGCTTACCAGAGGTGAACAATGAAACTATGCAGTGCAGTGAACCATGGATATTCTGTGGAGGAGATATAGCAGGTGTGGCACAGACAACTGTAGAATCTGTTAATGATGGAAAAACAGCTTCATGGTATATCCATAAATATTTACAG TCACTTCATGGAATACCTATACCATCCACGCCAAGCCTACCAACATTTTTCACTCCTATTGATCTTGTAGACATCAGTGTGGAAATGTGTGGATTGAAATTTCCTAATCCATTTGGACTAGCCAGTGCTCCACCAACCACCAGCAGTCCTATGATTCGTAGGGCATTTGAAGCTGGTTGGGGATTTGCTTTGACTAAGACTTATTCTTTAGATAAG gaCATAGTGACCAATGTATCCCCTCGAATAGTTAGAGGTACTACATCAGGACAGTTGTTTGGACCAGGTCAGGGTGCCTTCCTCAATATAGAGTTAATCAGTGAGAAAACTGCAGCATACTGGTGTAACAGTGTTACAGAACTGAAAAGGGATTTCCCTGAAAAG ATTTTGATTGCCAGTATAATGTGTAGCTACAGTAAAGAGGACTGGACAGAACTAGCTAAGATGTCAGAG aaAGCTGGTGCTGATGCTTTGGAGTTGAATCTATCATGTCCACATGGTATGGGAGAGAGAGGAATGGGACTGGCTTGTGGACAG gatCCAGAGTTAGTTCGTAATATATGTCGATGGGTTAGGGAAGCTGTGAAGATTCCATTCTTTGCTAAGTTGACACCAAATGTTACCAAAATTACTGATATTGCAAAGGCTGCTCATGAAG GTCATGCTGATGGAGTTACAGCCACCAACACTGTATCTGGTTTAATGGGGTTGAAAGGAAACGGAGCAGCATGGCCAAGTATTGGTAAAGAGAAGAGAACTACATATGGTGGTGTATCTGGTAATGCTATCAGACCTATAGCTTTGCGTGCTGTTACTGCTGTGGCCAAAGCTATCCCAGGATTCCCTATTCTAGCCACAGGAGGTATTGACTCAGCTGAGGCTGGGTTGCAGTTTCTACAAGGAGGTGCATCAGTGTTACAG gTGTGTAGTGCTATTCAGAATCAGGACTTCACCTTGATAGATGATTACATTACTGGATTGAAGACACTTCTCTATCTGAATAGTATTGATGAGTTACATGACTGGGACGGACAGAGTCCTCCAACAATAAAACATCAACTAGGAAAACCTGTACCTAAATTAGCAGATATTCTAGGAAAG aGCTTACCATCGTTTGGACCATATAAGAAGAAGAAGCAAGAGGTAATAGCAGACCATTTCAAGAAATCAGATCTTTTGAGTGAAGAGAACAAACCAGAATTGTTACGTCCAGCACTGGCACCAAAGAAACCAGTTCTTGCTTTAAAG GATATTATAGGGAAGGCCTTACCAATGATTGGGACTTATGGTCAGTTGGACAATACACAACAGGTTGTGGCCTTGATTGATGAG GAAATGTGCATTAACTGTGGAAAATGTTACATGACATGTAATGATTCAGGCTACCAGTCCATCAAGTTTGATCCAGAAACACATCTCCCAACTGTTACTGAAGATTGTACAG GATGTACTTTGTGTTTATCTGTCTGTCCAATCATAGACTGTATCACCATGGTCAAGAGGACAACACCCTACCTACCCAAGAGAGGAATCCCCATTCAGACAGGTTTCAATCCCATGCCAGCTGTTTTATTGGAAACCAACTAG